CGCATCATGGACCCCGCGACCAGATCCAGCATGCGGACGTTCTACGAGGCGGTGCATTCGGTCGAGGTGCTCGATCCGTATACCGTGCAGATCCGACTCAAGCATCCGTACGCGTTCATGATGCACATGCTGGCCGCGTACCGGATGGGGCTCGTGCTTTACTCGCCCGCCGCGACGCAGAAGTACACGGCCGAGGAGCGGAGGGCCGGGAAGCCCGAGGCGGTCGTCGGATGCGGGCCCTTCAGGCTCGTCGAGTGGGTGAAGGGAGTCCATCTCGTCATGGACCGCTTCGACAAATACTTCGAACCGGGAGTCCCCTACTTGGATCGCGTCGTGATCCGCGTGATCAAGGATCCCGTCACGCAGATGGCCGCGTTCAAGGCCGGCGAGATCGACTTCATCGCCGACTTCTCGGCCGATCACGTCGACATCCTCAGGGCGCAGAACCCGCGCGCCCAAATCATGACCGGGAAAGAGACGACACCGATGGTCGCGATGATGAAGGTCACGGTGCCGGCTGATGGGAAGCCCATGTCGAAGGATCGCGCGCCGCATCCGATCTTCAACGATCTCCGGGTGCGCAAGGCCGTCGCGTGCTACGGCATCGACCGCAAGGAGATCGTCAAGATCGCCTTCAAGGGACACGCCACGCCGTGGCTCGGGATCATCCCGCCGGGCACGCTGGACACCGTCGACGTCACCCCCATGTGCCCCTACGACCCGGCCCGCGCGAAAACGCTGCTGGCCGAGGCCGGCTACGGACCGCAGAAGCCGCTGACCTTCGAGCTACTGACCAACACCGAGAAGTCTGTGTTCAACGTGATCGTCACGGTGATCAAGGAGCAGATGGCGCGGATCGGCGTGACCGCGAACATCCGGCTCGTTGACAAGCCCAGCTGGTTGACCACGACCACGCAGGACGGCCCGTTCGACATGTACGTCGAAGATCTCGCGTCCCTCTTGACGGTGGACCAGAACACCTACCTGTCGACCACCACCGCGGCCTGGAACCACTCGCGTCACACGGACCCCAAGGTCGACGAGTACTACACCCGCTACGCGCGCGAGATGGACCAGGCGAAGCGCAAGGCCATCGCCAGGGAGTTCCAGGAGTTCTCCGCCGACAAACTCTACTGGAACACCATCTCCGGCTCGCCGTTCTACCAGATCGCGCAGCCGTGGATGAAGGGCTACGTCTACCAGGCCGAGTTCAAGGTTCACTACAAAAAGGTCTGGTTGGACAAGTAGTCGATGCGCAGCTACGTCCTGAAGCGTCTGCTCCAGATCGTGCCGACCGTCCTCATGATCACCCTCGTGGTGTTCGTGATGATGCAGTCGGTCCCCGGCGACCCGGTCGTGGTCCTGCTCGGCGACGCCTACACCGAGGAGGACGCGATCAAGGTGCGCGAAGAATACGGCCTGAACAAACCGATCGTGGTCCAGTACTCCATCTGGCTCGGCAAGCTCGTTCGGGGGGACTGGGGCATCTCGATCCTCAGCGGGCGTCCCGTGCTCCACGACGTGCTGGTCCGCTTGCCGGTCACGCTCGAGCTGATCGTCCTCTCGATGGGCGTGGCGCTAGCGATCGCGATCCCCGCCGCGATCATCGGCGCCCTGCGCCAGAACACCTGGGCCGACTACACCGCGACGACGACGGCCATGATCGGGGTCTCCATTCCCGAGTTCTTCATCGGTGTCCTGCTCCTGCTGGTCTTCTCCATCGGCCTGGGCGGGCTGCTGCCCAGCTCGGGCTGGGTGTACCTGCCCGGGACCTGCCCCATGATGGTGTGCGGGGTGAGCCTCTGGGGCAACTTGCAGCACGTCCTCATGCCCGCGCTCGCGCTCGGCGTGGGGCGCGCCGCCATCCTCACGCGGCTGCTCCGCGCCAGCATGCTCGAGGTCATCCGGACGGAGTACGTCACGACCGCCCGCGCCAAGGGCGTGGGCGAGCGGAGTGTCGTGTTCAAGCACGCGCTGAAGAACGCCCTCATCCCGACCGTGACCGTGATGGGGCTCCAGGTCGGCTTCCTCATCGGGGGCGCGATCGTGGTGGAGACCCTCTTCGCCATGCCCGGGCTCGGCACCTTCGGCATCGACGCCATCATCGCGCGCGACTACCAGCAGGTGCAGGGCTTCGCTCTCATCACTGCCGTCGCGTTCGTCGTCATGAACCTGATCGTCGATCTGACCTACACGTTCCTGGATCCTCGCATCCGGTACGCCTGAGGAGACCATGGCCGACGGTGGCGACGCGCTCCGGACGAAGCCCCGGCCGATCAGCGGAGGAAGCCTGGGCGAGGCCGACCTCCGGGTGGCCACCGGAGTCGCCTGGCCGGCGCGCGCGAAACCTGCGGAATCACCGCTGGCGCAGGGGCTGCGCAGGCTCCGGCGCAGCACGACCGCGCTCGTGGGCGCGGGAATCGTCGGCGCCCTGCTGGTGGTGGCGATCTTCGCAGACGTCCTGGCGCCCAGGAGCCCGATCACCAGCGACCAGACTCGCACCTTCCAGCGCCCGAGCTGGGATTACCCGCTCGGCACCGACCAGCTCGGGCGCGACATGCTGAGCCGTGCCATTCACGGCAGCCGGATCTCGCTGCTCGTGGGCGTGTCGTCGGTGCTGCTCGCGCTCTTCGTCGGCGTGCCGTTCGGGATGATCGCCGGGTACTACGGCGGCCGAGTGGACACCGGCATCATGCGGGTGATGGATCTCATCCTCGCGTTCCCGATCTACCTCCTGGCCATCATCCTCATGGTCATCTTCGCGCCGACGGCGGGGCTGCTCGGCACCATCAAGGTGACGGGCGCTATCGCCATCGTGCGAATCCCGATCTACGCGCGCCTCGTCCGCGGCAGCGTGCTCTCCGTCAAGGAGAAGGAGTACATCGAGGCGTGCCGCGCGCTCGGCGTGCGGGATCCCTGGATCCTCTTCCGCCACGTCCTCCCGAACTGCCTGGCGCCCATCATCGTGACGACGACGCTCGGCATCGCCACGTCGATCATCGTGGAGGCCACGCTGTCCTTCCTCGGCCTCGGGACCCAGCCGCCCACGCCGAGCTGGGGCTGGGACCTCAAGGCCAACGTGGCCTTCATCCAGGACAACGCCTGGCTGTCGCTCTTTCCCGGGCTCGCCATCTTCGTCACCGTGCTCGGCTTCAACCTCTTCGGT
The Candidatus Methylomirabilota bacterium DNA segment above includes these coding regions:
- a CDS encoding ABC transporter substrate-binding protein, producing MSRKRPSLALTLGSIALLSLTLLVADLSAAQTPKRGGTLRVAYGNEILGLDFHTVPGYEMIWVATNVGCGLISITPDGKFVPDAAESWQISPDALLYTFKLKKNVLFHDGTQVDAAVVKFNIDRIMDPATRSSMRTFYEAVHSVEVLDPYTVQIRLKHPYAFMMHMLAAYRMGLVLYSPAATQKYTAEERRAGKPEAVVGCGPFRLVEWVKGVHLVMDRFDKYFEPGVPYLDRVVIRVIKDPVTQMAAFKAGEIDFIADFSADHVDILRAQNPRAQIMTGKETTPMVAMMKVTVPADGKPMSKDRAPHPIFNDLRVRKAVACYGIDRKEIVKIAFKGHATPWLGIIPPGTLDTVDVTPMCPYDPARAKTLLAEAGYGPQKPLTFELLTNTEKSVFNVIVTVIKEQMARIGVTANIRLVDKPSWLTTTTQDGPFDMYVEDLASLLTVDQNTYLSTTTAAWNHSRHTDPKVDEYYTRYAREMDQAKRKAIAREFQEFSADKLYWNTISGSPFYQIAQPWMKGYVYQAEFKVHYKKVWLDK
- a CDS encoding ABC transporter permease yields the protein MADGGDALRTKPRPISGGSLGEADLRVATGVAWPARAKPAESPLAQGLRRLRRSTTALVGAGIVGALLVVAIFADVLAPRSPITSDQTRTFQRPSWDYPLGTDQLGRDMLSRAIHGSRISLLVGVSSVLLALFVGVPFGMIAGYYGGRVDTGIMRVMDLILAFPIYLLAIILMVIFAPTAGLLGTIKVTGAIAIVRIPIYARLVRGSVLSVKEKEYIEACRALGVRDPWILFRHVLPNCLAPIIVTTTLGIATSIIVEATLSFLGLGTQPPTPSWGWDLKANVAFIQDNAWLSLFPGLAIFVTVLGFNLFGDGLRDALDPRLK
- a CDS encoding ABC transporter permease, producing the protein MRSYVLKRLLQIVPTVLMITLVVFVMMQSVPGDPVVVLLGDAYTEEDAIKVREEYGLNKPIVVQYSIWLGKLVRGDWGISILSGRPVLHDVLVRLPVTLELIVLSMGVALAIAIPAAIIGALRQNTWADYTATTTAMIGVSIPEFFIGVLLLLVFSIGLGGLLPSSGWVYLPGTCPMMVCGVSLWGNLQHVLMPALALGVGRAAILTRLLRASMLEVIRTEYVTTARAKGVGERSVVFKHALKNALIPTVTVMGLQVGFLIGGAIVVETLFAMPGLGTFGIDAIIARDYQQVQGFALITAVAFVVMNLIVDLTYTFLDPRIRYA